A single Uranotaenia lowii strain MFRU-FL unplaced genomic scaffold, ASM2978415v1 HiC_scaffold_851, whole genome shotgun sequence DNA region contains:
- the LOC129760930 gene encoding LOW QUALITY PROTEIN: uridine 5'-monophosphate synthase-like (The sequence of the model RefSeq protein was modified relative to this genomic sequence to represent the inferred CDS: inserted 1 base in 1 codon; deleted 2 bases in 2 codons) → MDQTKLKELGLRLFEINAFKFGDFKMKVGINSPVYFDLRVIVSYPDVMETVAELLTEFIRKRKSTTGAHLCGVPYTALPVATLISIKANKPMLIRRKEAKTYGTKKLIEGKFNAGDKCLIIEDVVTSGXSILDTVNDLRAEGLVVTDAIVVVDREQGGVQNTEEQGVRMHSLFTLSFLLNVLLEKGLIEDKTVQSVAKYIECAQIKSDGSFMNGNGTKVINELSRVGMTYEARADLAKCPISKELMKLIATKKSTLCLAADLTRSEDILNLVERVGPYICILKTHVDIVEDFNENFVKSLQSLAKKHNFMIMEDRKFADIGNTVALQYSGGPFKISSWADLVTVHSLPGQGVLKGLKSVLNEPSQQRGVFLLAEMSSQGNLTTAQYSAATMKIATEMESEFVAGIVCQSSDLVAFPGQLQLTPGVKIEGGVDGMDQKYNSPEHVVKEKGADICVVGRGIIEAKNPEDMAKTYRDRLWAAYCERVGVSE, encoded by the exons ATGGACCAGACCAAGTTGAAGGAACTCGGCTTACGCCTGTTCGAGATCAATGCCTTCAAGTTCGGTGACTTCAAGATGAAGGTCGGGATCAACTCGCCGGTTTACTTCGATCTGCGGGTTATCGTCAGCTATCCGGATGTGATG GAAACGGTTGCCGAGCTTTTGACCGAGTTCATTCGC AAACGAAAGTCGACAACCGGGGCGCATCTGTGTGGAGTTCCATACACGGCGCTCCCGGTGGCCACGCTGATTTCCATCAAGGCTAACAAACCGATGTTGATCCGCCGAAAGGAAGCTAAGACCTACGGGACCAAGAAGTTGATCGAGGGCAAGTTCAATGCCGGGGATAAGTGTCTTATCATCGAGGATGTCGTTACGTCCG TCAGTATCCTGGACACGGTGAACGATCTACGGGCCGAGG GCCTGGTCGTCACGGATGCCATCGTGGTGGTGGACCGGGAGCAGGGTGGTGTCCAGAACACGGAAGAGCAGGGCGTTCGTATGCACTCACTCTTCACGCTGTCATTCCTGTTG AACGTGCTGCTCGAGAAGGGCCTTATTGAGGACAAGACGGTACAATCGGTGGCCAAGTACATCGAATGTGCCCAAATCAAGAGCGACGGGTCATTCATGAACGGCAACGGAACCAAGGTGATCAACGAGCTCAGTCGAGTCGGGATGACGTACGAGGCTCGTGCTGATCTGGCCAAGTGTCCCATCAGCAAGGAGCTGATGAAGCTGATTGCGACCAAGAAAAGTACGCTCTGTCTGGCGGCGGATCTAACTCGTTCCGAAGACATTCTGAATCTGGTCGAACGTGTTGGACCGTACATCTGTATCCTGAAGACACACGTGGACATCGTAGAGGACTTCAACGAAAATTTCGTTAAATCTTTGCAATCGTTGGCCAAAAAGCACAATTTTATGATCATGGAGGATCGGAAATTTGCCGACATCGGTAACACAGTAGCTCTCCAATACTCGGGGGGACCGTTCAAAATTTCCAGCTGGGCTGATTTGGTAACGGTTCACTCGCTGCCCGGACAAGGTGTTCTGAAAGGATTAAAATCCGTATTAAATGAGCCATCGCAGCAAAGAGGAGTCTTCCTGCTGGCTGAGATGAGTTCTCAGGGTAATTTGACAACGGCCCAGTACAGCGCTGCCACGATGAAGATTGCAACCGAAATGGAGAGTGAATTCGTGGCCGGTATCGTGTGTCAAAGCTCGGATCTGGTGGCGTTCCCCGGTCAACTGCAGCTGACTCCCGGAGTGAAAATCGAAGGCGGAGTTGATGGGATGGACCAGAAATATAACAGTCCGGAGCATGTGGTCAAGGAAAAGGGTGCGGACATTTGCGTTGTGGGACGAGGAATTATCGAGGCCAAGAATCCAGAGGATATGGCCAAGACCTATCGAGATCGCCTGTGGGCGGCCTATTGCGAGAGAGTCGGAGTCAGCGAATAG